The proteins below come from a single Fusobacterium nucleatum genomic window:
- a CDS encoding Na/Pi cotransporter family protein has protein sequence MYLKIILQLIGGLGLFLYGMEHMSTSMQKIAGPKLKKILASLTNNRIFGILVGIIITALVQSSSVSTVMTIGFVNASLLTLKQALGVILGANIGTTITGWLLALNIGKYGLPIVGLASILFMFMKKEKARTNLSAIIGVGLIFFGLQLMSQALSPLKDMPEFIEMFKMFKVDSYLGLLKVAATGAIITALIQSSAATIGITIALATQGLIDYQAAVALVLGENVGTTITALLASLGAKPNAKRAAYAHTLINLIGVIWVTSIFRIYLHFLNHFVDPVNHMGAAIAAAHTIFNISNVIILIPFVSLLDKFLLFAVKDTGEDEVRVTKLASLKMTLPSVIIEQTKIEVSSMVTMIENVFLKLEEALKEKEKIAKYNDSIVEVEDKLDLYEKEIYDSNFSLLSKSLSKELIEDTRMNLLTCDEYETIGDYQNRIANRLYMLYENSIELDETRAKMTFKLHSLVVELFNDISRAARTGEKELYSAGIKKYQTLKTYYKEVKREHFFRSENIPARLNTGYLDIINYYKRIADHIYNIIEYVMKI, from the coding sequence ATGTATTTAAAAATTATATTACAACTTATTGGTGGCTTAGGTTTGTTTTTATATGGTATGGAACATATGTCAACAAGTATGCAAAAAATTGCAGGACCAAAGTTAAAAAAGATTCTAGCTTCTTTAACTAATAATAGAATTTTTGGTATCTTAGTTGGAATTATTATAACAGCTTTAGTACAATCATCATCTGTTAGTACAGTTATGACTATTGGTTTTGTAAATGCCTCTCTTTTAACTTTAAAACAGGCTTTGGGAGTTATTTTAGGAGCTAATATAGGAACAACTATAACTGGTTGGTTATTAGCATTAAATATAGGTAAATATGGACTTCCAATAGTTGGGCTAGCTTCAATTTTGTTTATGTTTATGAAAAAAGAAAAAGCTAGAACAAATTTAAGTGCAATAATTGGAGTTGGATTAATATTTTTTGGTTTACAACTTATGAGTCAAGCTCTTAGCCCTTTAAAAGATATGCCAGAATTTATTGAAATGTTTAAGATGTTTAAGGTTGACTCATACCTTGGTTTACTTAAAGTAGCAGCAACTGGTGCAATTATAACAGCTTTAATACAATCCTCAGCTGCTACTATTGGGATAACAATAGCACTTGCAACACAAGGGCTTATTGATTATCAAGCAGCAGTTGCTTTGGTTTTAGGAGAAAATGTTGGGACAACAATAACAGCTTTACTAGCTTCATTAGGAGCAAAACCAAATGCCAAAAGAGCAGCTTATGCTCACACATTGATAAATTTGATAGGTGTTATTTGGGTAACTTCTATATTTAGAATCTATTTACATTTTCTAAATCATTTTGTTGATCCAGTAAATCATATGGGAGCAGCAATAGCTGCAGCACATACAATTTTTAATATAAGTAATGTTATAATTTTAATTCCTTTTGTAAGTCTATTAGATAAATTCTTATTATTTGCAGTAAAAGATACAGGTGAAGATGAAGTGAGAGTAACTAAATTGGCTTCATTAAAAATGACTTTGCCTAGTGTAATAATAGAGCAAACTAAAATAGAAGTAAGTTCTATGGTAACAATGATAGAAAATGTGTTTTTAAAGCTAGAAGAAGCTTTAAAAGAAAAAGAGAAAATTGCTAAATATAATGATAGCATAGTTGAAGTAGAAGATAAGCTTGATTTATATGAAAAAGAAATTTATGATTCAAACTTTTCTTTATTGAGCAAATCTTTAAGTAAAGAATTAATTGAAGATACTAGAATGAATCTATTGACTTGTGATGAATATGAAACTATTGGGGATTACCAGAATAGAATAGCTAATAGACTTTATATGCTTTATGAAAATTCTATTGAACTTGATGAGACAAGAGCAAAGATGACATTTAAACTTCATTCTCTTGTAGTTGAGCTATTTAATGATATAAGTAGGGCAGCAAGAACAGGAGAAAAAGAGTTATATTCAGCAGGTATTAAAAAATATCAAACCTTAAAAACTTACTATAAAGAAGTAAAAAGAGAGCATTTTTTTAGATCTGAAAATATTCCTGCAAGATTAAATACTGGTTATTTGGATATAATAAACTACTATAAAAGAATAGCAGACCATATTTATAATATTATTGAATATGTTATGAAAATATAG
- the murI gene encoding glutamate racemase has product MAEKTQRIGIFDSGLGGTTVLKEMIKSLPNEDYIYYGDNGNFPYGSGKTKNELQKLTERILDFFVKNNCKLVIVACNTASTAAIDYLREKFSLPIIGIIEAGVKIASKNTKNKNIAVISTKFTAESHGYKNKAKMLDSELNVKEIACIEFAQMIESGWDTFDNRKELLNKYLSEIPKNADTLVLGCTHYPLIRKDIEKNIKIKVVDPAVEIVERAIQTLSSLNLLNDKKEKGRIIFFVTGETYHFKPTAEKFLGKEIEIYRIPK; this is encoded by the coding sequence ATGGCAGAAAAAACTCAAAGAATAGGTATATTTGATTCTGGTTTAGGTGGAACAACTGTACTAAAAGAAATGATAAAATCTCTTCCTAATGAGGATTATATATATTATGGAGATAATGGAAATTTTCCTTATGGTTCTGGAAAAACTAAAAATGAACTTCAAAAATTAACTGAAAGAATTTTAGATTTTTTTGTAAAAAATAATTGTAAATTAGTAATAGTGGCTTGTAATACTGCTTCAACTGCTGCTATTGATTATTTAAGAGAAAAATTTTCATTACCTATAATTGGAATTATAGAAGCAGGAGTGAAAATAGCAAGTAAAAATACTAAAAATAAAAATATTGCTGTGATATCAACTAAATTTACAGCAGAATCTCATGGTTATAAAAATAAAGCTAAAATGCTTGATAGTGAATTAAATGTTAAAGAAATTGCTTGTATTGAGTTTGCACAAATGATAGAAAGTGGTTGGGATACTTTTGACAATAGAAAGGAACTTCTAAATAAATATTTATCTGAAATTCCTAAGAATGCTGATACTTTAGTATTAGGTTGTACTCATTATCCACTTATAAGAAAAGATATTGAAAAAAATATAAAAATCAAAGTAGTAGACCCAGCAGTAGAAATAGTTGAAAGAGCCATTCAAACTTTAAGTTCGCTCAATCTTTTAAATGATAAAAAAGAAAAAGGTAGGATTATATTTTTTGTTACAGGAGAGACATATCATTTTAAACCAACTGCTGAAAAGTTTTTAGGTAAAGAAATAGAAATTTATAGAATACCAAAATAA
- the glpX gene encoding class II fructose-bisphosphatase, whose product MKRELALEFARVTEAAALAAYKWVGRGKKESADQAGVDAMRTMLNRLAIDGEIVIGEGEIDEAPMLYIGEKVGQIYNEEEKDSVTYVDPVDIAVDPVEGTRMTAQGQPNAITVLAVGKKGSFLKAPDMYMEKLIVGPEAKGKIDLSKPLEDNIHAVANALKKELKDLMIVILDKPRHKELIKDLQAMGIKVYALPDGDVAGSILTCMIDSDVDMLYGIGGAPEGVISAAVIRALGGDMQARLKLRSEVKGASLENDKISKFEKLRCEEQGLKVGEILKLEDLAKDDEIIFSATGITGGDLLEGVKRKGSIARTQTLVVRGLSKTIRYINSIHNLDFKDEKITHLVK is encoded by the coding sequence ATGAAAAGAGAGCTAGCTTTAGAGTTTGCGAGAGTTACAGAAGCAGCTGCACTTGCTGCATATAAATGGGTTGGTAGAGGAAAGAAAGAATCAGCTGATCAAGCTGGTGTAGATGCTATGAGAACTATGCTTAATAGACTTGCAATTGATGGAGAAATAGTAATAGGAGAAGGAGAAATTGATGAAGCTCCTATGTTATATATAGGGGAAAAGGTTGGACAAATCTATAATGAAGAAGAAAAAGATTCAGTTACTTATGTTGACCCTGTTGATATTGCTGTTGACCCTGTTGAAGGAACTAGAATGACTGCTCAAGGACAGCCAAATGCTATAACTGTTTTAGCTGTTGGTAAAAAAGGAAGTTTCTTAAAAGCTCCTGATATGTATATGGAAAAATTAATTGTTGGACCAGAAGCAAAAGGAAAAATAGATTTATCAAAACCTCTTGAAGATAATATTCATGCTGTTGCAAATGCATTAAAAAAAGAATTAAAAGATTTAATGATTGTTATTTTAGATAAACCAAGACATAAAGAATTAATAAAAGATTTACAAGCTATGGGTATAAAAGTTTATGCTCTACCTGATGGAGATGTTGCAGGTTCAATACTTACTTGTATGATAGATTCAGATGTAGACATGCTTTATGGTATTGGTGGAGCTCCAGAAGGAGTTATTTCTGCTGCTGTTATAAGAGCATTAGGTGGAGATATGCAAGCAAGATTAAAACTTAGAAGTGAAGTTAAAGGTGCTTCTCTTGAAAATGATAAAATATCTAAATTTGAAAAATTAAGATGTGAAGAACAAGGATTAAAAGTTGGAGAAATCCTAAAACTTGAAGACTTAGCAAAAGATGATGAAATAATTTTCTCTGCTACTGGTATCACAGGTGGAGATTTGTTAGAAGGTGTAAAAAGAAAGGGAAGTATTGCTAGAACTCAAACTCTTGTTGTAAGAGGTTTATCAAAAACAATCAGATACATTAATTCTATACATAATTTAGATTTTAAAGATGAAAAAATTACTCACTTGGTAAAATAA
- a CDS encoding FtsB family cell division protein → MNKRLLWLIVIIILLLSSFNVVPQIRHSLSKKKSTKEEIIAVNKKIEEIKADIEKYDKKIVSLDDEFEKERVARNMFQMVKENEVIYKYVEKNNNKTKNTEEEK, encoded by the coding sequence ATGAATAAAAGATTGTTATGGCTTATAGTAATAATTATTTTATTATTATCAAGTTTTAATGTTGTACCTCAAATAAGACATAGCCTTTCTAAAAAAAAGAGTACAAAGGAAGAAATTATTGCTGTCAATAAGAAAATTGAAGAAATAAAGGCTGATATAGAGAAATATGATAAGAAAATAGTTTCCTTAGATGATGAATTTGAAAAAGAAAGAGTAGCTAGAAATATGTTTCAGATGGTAAAGGAAAATGAAGTAATATACAAATATGTAGAAAAAAATAATAATAAAACTAAAAATACTGAGGAGGAAAAATGA
- the def gene encoding peptide deformylase: protein MVYKIKKYGEEVLKQIAKEVELNEINDEFRKFLDDMVETMYETDGVGLAAPQIGVSKRVFVCDDGNGVVRKVINPIVVPLTEETQEFEEGCLSVPGIYKKVERPKRVLLKYLNENGEEVEEIAENFLAVVVQHENDHLDGILFVEKISPMAKRLIAKKLANMKKETKRIKEENE from the coding sequence ATGGTTTATAAAATAAAAAAATACGGAGAAGAGGTATTAAAACAGATTGCAAAAGAAGTAGAATTAAATGAAATAAATGATGAATTTAGAAAATTTTTAGATGATATGGTTGAAACTATGTATGAAACAGATGGTGTTGGGCTTGCTGCACCACAAATAGGGGTGAGCAAAAGAGTTTTTGTTTGTGATGATGGAAATGGTGTGGTAAGAAAAGTTATAAATCCAATAGTTGTTCCTTTAACAGAAGAAACACAAGAATTTGAAGAGGGTTGTCTAAGTGTTCCTGGAATATATAAAAAAGTTGAAAGACCTAAAAGAGTTCTATTAAAATACTTAAATGAAAATGGTGAAGAAGTAGAAGAAATTGCAGAAAATTTTTTAGCTGTTGTAGTGCAACATGAAAATGATCATTTAGATGGTATTTTATTTGTTGAAAAAATTTCTCCTATGGCAAAAAGGCTTATAGCCAAAAAATTAGCAAATATGAAAAAAGAAACAAAAAGGATAAAAGAAGAAAATGAATAA
- the priA gene encoding replication restart helicase PriA — protein MQYFDVYIDSMKGIYTYSDKNDEFEVGENVIVPFRNIKKSAFIIRKNFKENFEFKLLNISSKVKNSLKLSNEQIKLIEWMVDYYLASYDNVIKAMIPKKIKISYDNIYSINPNKINTLSKYLNNEIIKYIFSLATISYNTAKTKFKKSVVDSLIEKIFLYKDENNICINLENFYKLKEENKEIFDYFYKKTIVKKEKLEEKFKKNDIKELEEKEILKIEANINEKKEYVSDIIENVTENKSILNKEQLLIKESIEKSNKKFFLLKGVTGSGKTEIYIELIKKVFFKGYGSIFLVPEISLTPQMVERFQDEFKNNIAILHSSLSDIERAKEWESIYSGKKKIVLGVRSAIFSPVKNLKYIILDEEHEATYKQDSSPRYNAKYVAIKRCLDEGAKLILGSATPSIESYYYAKTGIYGLLNLENRYGNAKMPDIQIVDMKQEENLFFSKALLEEIKNTLLKNEQVILLLNRKGYSTYIQCKDCGYVEECDNCSIKMSYYKSTNRYKCNYCGKQVHYTGKCSKCGSTNLIHSGKGIERIEEELKKYFDVPMIRVDSELSRNKDYFSKIYKDFSDKKYSILIGTQIIAKGLHFPNVTLVGVINSDIILNFPDFRSGEKTFQLLTQVSGRAGRGDKKGKVIIQTYEPENNVIKDSKEENYDLFYEKEINSRKIFSYPPFSKILNIGFSSEDEEKLLEMSKNFYDEIKSQDIELYGPMPSMVYRVQKRYRMNIFVKGSKKKIDNFKKFLKKKLNEFNDTKVRIVIDIDPVNMM, from the coding sequence ATGCAATACTTTGATGTTTATATAGACTCAATGAAAGGAATATATACTTACTCTGATAAAAATGATGAATTTGAAGTTGGAGAAAATGTTATTGTACCTTTTAGAAATATAAAAAAATCAGCTTTTATAATAAGAAAAAATTTTAAAGAAAATTTTGAATTTAAGTTATTGAACATTTCATCTAAGGTAAAAAATTCATTAAAATTATCAAATGAGCAGATAAAACTTATAGAATGGATGGTAGATTATTATCTGGCTTCCTATGATAATGTAATAAAAGCAATGATACCAAAGAAAATTAAAATATCATATGACAATATTTATTCCATAAATCCTAATAAAATTAATACTTTAAGTAAATATTTGAATAATGAGATAATTAAATATATTTTTTCTTTGGCAACAATTTCTTATAATACTGCTAAAACAAAATTTAAAAAATCTGTTGTTGATAGCTTAATAGAAAAGATTTTTTTATATAAAGATGAAAATAATATTTGCATAAATTTAGAAAATTTTTATAAATTAAAAGAAGAAAATAAAGAAATATTTGACTATTTCTATAAAAAAACTATTGTAAAAAAAGAAAAACTAGAAGAAAAATTTAAAAAAAATGATATAAAAGAATTAGAAGAAAAAGAAATATTAAAAATAGAAGCCAACATAAATGAAAAAAAGGAATATGTTTCTGATATAATAGAAAATGTAACAGAAAATAAAAGTATTTTAAATAAAGAGCAATTACTTATAAAAGAAAGTATAGAAAAATCTAATAAAAAATTTTTTCTTTTAAAGGGAGTTACAGGTTCAGGAAAAACAGAAATATATATAGAGCTTATTAAAAAGGTTTTTTTTAAAGGTTATGGGAGCATATTTTTAGTTCCAGAGATTTCTTTAACTCCACAGATGGTTGAGAGATTTCAAGATGAATTTAAAAATAATATTGCTATATTACATAGTAGTCTAAGTGATATAGAAAGAGCAAAAGAATGGGAGAGTATATATAGTGGTAAGAAGAAAATAGTTTTGGGTGTTAGATCTGCTATTTTTTCTCCAGTTAAAAATTTAAAATATATTATTTTAGATGAAGAACACGAGGCTACATATAAGCAAGATAGTAGTCCAAGATATAATGCTAAGTATGTAGCTATAAAGAGATGTCTTGATGAAGGTGCAAAATTAATTTTAGGTTCAGCCACTCCATCTATTGAAAGTTACTATTATGCAAAAACTGGTATATATGGGCTTTTGAATTTAGAAAATAGATATGGTAATGCTAAAATGCCTGATATACAGATAGTTGATATGAAACAAGAAGAAAACTTATTTTTTAGTAAAGCACTTCTTGAAGAAATAAAAAATACTTTGTTAAAAAATGAGCAGGTTATATTGTTACTTAATAGAAAGGGTTATTCTACATATATTCAGTGTAAAGATTGTGGTTATGTTGAAGAATGTGATAATTGTTCAATTAAAATGAGCTACTATAAAAGTACAAATAGGTATAAATGCAACTATTGTGGAAAACAAGTTCATTATACTGGAAAATGCTCAAAATGTGGTAGTACAAACTTAATTCATAGTGGTAAAGGTATTGAAAGAATAGAAGAAGAGTTAAAAAAATATTTTGATGTTCCTATGATAAGAGTTGATAGTGAATTATCAAGAAATAAAGATTATTTTTCAAAGATATATAAAGATTTTTCTGATAAAAAGTATAGTATCTTAATAGGAACTCAGATCATAGCTAAGGGCTTACATTTTCCAAATGTGACTTTAGTTGGAGTAATAAATTCTGATATAATTTTGAACTTTCCAGATTTTAGATCAGGAGAAAAAACTTTTCAATTATTAACACAAGTTTCAGGTAGAGCTGGTCGTGGTGATAAAAAAGGAAAAGTTATAATTCAAACTTATGAACCAGAGAATAATGTTATAAAAGATAGCAAAGAAGAAAATTATGATTTATTCTATGAAAAGGAAATTAATTCAAGAAAAATTTTTTCTTATCCTCCTTTTTCAAAAATTTTAAATATAGGTTTTAGTTCAGAAGATGAAGAAAAACTTTTAGAAATGTCTAAAAACTTTTATGATGAGATAAAATCACAGGACATAGAACTATATGGTCCTATGCCAAGTATGGTATATAGAGTCCAAAAGAGATATAGAATGAATATTTTTGTAAAAGGTAGTAAAAAGAAAATTGATAATTTTAAAAAATTTTTAAAGAAAAAATTAAACGAATTTAATGATACAAAGGTTAGAATAGTTATTGATATAGATCCAGTTAATATGATGTAG